The following coding sequences are from one Anser cygnoides isolate HZ-2024a breed goose chromosome 10, Taihu_goose_T2T_genome, whole genome shotgun sequence window:
- the KBTBD8 gene encoding kelch repeat and BTB domain-containing protein 8 isoform X1, whose product MAALGEPSKFSQTLNGIPSSNTVSSGMDPFHACSILQQLKTMYDEGQLTDIVVEVDHGKTFSCHRNVLAAISPYFRSMFTSGLTESTQKEVRIVGVEAESMHLVLNYAYTSRVMLTEANVQALFTAASIFQIPSIQDQCAKYMISHLDPQNSIGVFIFADHYGHQELKDRSQDYIRKKFLSVTKEQEFLQLRKDQLISILDSDDLNVDKEEHVYDSIIRWFEHEQNKREVHLPEIFAKCIRMPLLEETFLEKIPPMFAQAMAKSCVQKGQHSANGYTQRLGMTASEMIICFDAAHKHSGKKQTVPCLDSVTGRVFKLCKPPNDLREVGILVSPDNDIYIAGGYRPSSSEVSIDHRAESDFWMYDHSGNRWIPKAPLLRARIGCKLVHCCGKLYAIGGRVYEGDGRNSLKSVECYDSRENCWTAVCPMPVAMEFHSAVEYKDNIYVLQGEFFLCYDPQKDYWGFLTPMTVPRIQGLATVYNDSIYYIAGTCGNHQRMFTVEAYDIEQNKWTRKKDFPCDQSINPYIKLVLLKNKLHLFVRATQVTVEEHVFRTSRKNSLYQYDEVTDQWQKVYETPDRLWDLGRHFECVVAKLYPQCLQKVI is encoded by the exons ATGGCAGCGCTAGGAG aaCCAAGTAAGTTTTCACAAACACTGAATGGAATTCCTTCTTCAAACACAGTCAGCAGTGGAATGGACCCCTTCCATGCCTGCAGTATTCTTCAACAGCTTAAAACCATGTATGACGAAGGACAACTGACAGATATTGTGGTGGAAGTGGATCATGGGAAAACATTCTCCTGTCATAGGAATGTTCTTGCTGCAATCAGTCCTTATTTCAG atcTATGTTCACTAGCGGCCTTACAGAGAGTACCCAGAAAGAAGTTCGTATAGTTGGTGTTGAAGCAGAGTCAATGCATTTAGTATTGAACTATGCATATACCTCCAGAGTAATGCTGACAGAGGCCAACGTTCAAGCTTTGTTCACTGCAGCTAGTATCTTCCAGATCCCTTCCATACAAGACCAGTGTGCTAAATATATGATCAGTCATTTGGACCCACAGAACTCCATTGGGGTGTTTATCTTTGCTGATCACTATGGTCATCAGGAACTCAAAGACAGATCACAAGACTACATTCGTAAAAAGTTTCTGAGTGTCACCAAAGAGCAAGAGTTTCTTCAGTTGAGAAAAGACCAACTCATAAGTATACTCGACAGTGATGATTTAAATGTAGACAAAGAAGAACATGTTTATGACAGCATTATAAGGTGGTTTGAGCATGAACAAAATAAGAGAGAAGTGCACCTTCCAGAAATATTTGCCAAATGCATCCGTATGCCTCTGTTGGAAGAGacatttttagagaaaatcCCTCCCATGTTTGCACAGGCTATGGCCAAAAGCTGTGTACAAAAGGGACAACATAGTGCCAATGGCTATACACAACGGCTTGGAATGACTGCTTCTGAAATGATCATATGCTTTGATGCTGCCCACAAACACTCAGGAAAGAAGCAAACAGTGCCTTGTTTAGATTCGGTCACAGGGAGAGTGTTTAAACTATGCAAGCCACCAAATGACTTGAGGGAGGTTGGAATTCTTGTATCTCCTGATAACGATATTTATATTGCGGGTGGTTACAGACCAAGCAGCAGCGAGGTCTCCATTGACCACAGAGCAGAGAGTGATTTCTGGATGTATGATCACTCTGGCAATAGGTGGATCCCGAAAGCTCCTTTGTTGCGAGCCAGAATAGGCTGCAAATTGGTTCATTGCTGTGGTAAACTGTATGCAATAGGTGGTCGTGTTTATGAAGGAGATGGGCGAAACTCTCTCAAGTCTGTGGAGTGTTATGACAGCCGGGAGAACTGTTGGACAGCTGTCTGTCCAATGCCGGTAGCAATGGAGTTTCATAGTGCTGTGGAATATAAGGATAACATCTATGTTTTACAGG gagaatTTTTTCTCTGCTATGATCCTCAGAAGGATTACTGGGGGTTTTTGACCCCAATGACTGTGCCTAGAATCCAAGGCTTGGCAACTGTGTACAATGACTCCATCTACTACATAGCTGGAACCTGTGGAAACCATCAACGTATGTTTACCGTAGAGGCCTATGACATTGAACAAAATAAGTGGACTCGAAAAAAAGACTTCCCGTGCGATCAGTCCATTAATCCATACATAAAACTCGTACTCCTCAAAAATAAACTCCACCTGTTTGTCAGAGCTACTCAAGTCACTGTTGAAGAACACGTTTTCAGAACCAGCAGGAAGAATTCGCTCTATCAGTATGATGAGGTTACCGACCAATGGCAGAAAGTATATGAGACTCCAGATAGGCTCTGGGATTTAGGCCGGCATTTTGAATGTGTTGTTGCTAAGTTGTATCCGCAGTGTCTTCAGaaagttatttaa
- the KBTBD8 gene encoding kelch repeat and BTB domain-containing protein 8 isoform X2 translates to MDPFHACSILQQLKTMYDEGQLTDIVVEVDHGKTFSCHRNVLAAISPYFRSMFTSGLTESTQKEVRIVGVEAESMHLVLNYAYTSRVMLTEANVQALFTAASIFQIPSIQDQCAKYMISHLDPQNSIGVFIFADHYGHQELKDRSQDYIRKKFLSVTKEQEFLQLRKDQLISILDSDDLNVDKEEHVYDSIIRWFEHEQNKREVHLPEIFAKCIRMPLLEETFLEKIPPMFAQAMAKSCVQKGQHSANGYTQRLGMTASEMIICFDAAHKHSGKKQTVPCLDSVTGRVFKLCKPPNDLREVGILVSPDNDIYIAGGYRPSSSEVSIDHRAESDFWMYDHSGNRWIPKAPLLRARIGCKLVHCCGKLYAIGGRVYEGDGRNSLKSVECYDSRENCWTAVCPMPVAMEFHSAVEYKDNIYVLQGEFFLCYDPQKDYWGFLTPMTVPRIQGLATVYNDSIYYIAGTCGNHQRMFTVEAYDIEQNKWTRKKDFPCDQSINPYIKLVLLKNKLHLFVRATQVTVEEHVFRTSRKNSLYQYDEVTDQWQKVYETPDRLWDLGRHFECVVAKLYPQCLQKVI, encoded by the exons ATGGACCCCTTCCATGCCTGCAGTATTCTTCAACAGCTTAAAACCATGTATGACGAAGGACAACTGACAGATATTGTGGTGGAAGTGGATCATGGGAAAACATTCTCCTGTCATAGGAATGTTCTTGCTGCAATCAGTCCTTATTTCAG atcTATGTTCACTAGCGGCCTTACAGAGAGTACCCAGAAAGAAGTTCGTATAGTTGGTGTTGAAGCAGAGTCAATGCATTTAGTATTGAACTATGCATATACCTCCAGAGTAATGCTGACAGAGGCCAACGTTCAAGCTTTGTTCACTGCAGCTAGTATCTTCCAGATCCCTTCCATACAAGACCAGTGTGCTAAATATATGATCAGTCATTTGGACCCACAGAACTCCATTGGGGTGTTTATCTTTGCTGATCACTATGGTCATCAGGAACTCAAAGACAGATCACAAGACTACATTCGTAAAAAGTTTCTGAGTGTCACCAAAGAGCAAGAGTTTCTTCAGTTGAGAAAAGACCAACTCATAAGTATACTCGACAGTGATGATTTAAATGTAGACAAAGAAGAACATGTTTATGACAGCATTATAAGGTGGTTTGAGCATGAACAAAATAAGAGAGAAGTGCACCTTCCAGAAATATTTGCCAAATGCATCCGTATGCCTCTGTTGGAAGAGacatttttagagaaaatcCCTCCCATGTTTGCACAGGCTATGGCCAAAAGCTGTGTACAAAAGGGACAACATAGTGCCAATGGCTATACACAACGGCTTGGAATGACTGCTTCTGAAATGATCATATGCTTTGATGCTGCCCACAAACACTCAGGAAAGAAGCAAACAGTGCCTTGTTTAGATTCGGTCACAGGGAGAGTGTTTAAACTATGCAAGCCACCAAATGACTTGAGGGAGGTTGGAATTCTTGTATCTCCTGATAACGATATTTATATTGCGGGTGGTTACAGACCAAGCAGCAGCGAGGTCTCCATTGACCACAGAGCAGAGAGTGATTTCTGGATGTATGATCACTCTGGCAATAGGTGGATCCCGAAAGCTCCTTTGTTGCGAGCCAGAATAGGCTGCAAATTGGTTCATTGCTGTGGTAAACTGTATGCAATAGGTGGTCGTGTTTATGAAGGAGATGGGCGAAACTCTCTCAAGTCTGTGGAGTGTTATGACAGCCGGGAGAACTGTTGGACAGCTGTCTGTCCAATGCCGGTAGCAATGGAGTTTCATAGTGCTGTGGAATATAAGGATAACATCTATGTTTTACAGG gagaatTTTTTCTCTGCTATGATCCTCAGAAGGATTACTGGGGGTTTTTGACCCCAATGACTGTGCCTAGAATCCAAGGCTTGGCAACTGTGTACAATGACTCCATCTACTACATAGCTGGAACCTGTGGAAACCATCAACGTATGTTTACCGTAGAGGCCTATGACATTGAACAAAATAAGTGGACTCGAAAAAAAGACTTCCCGTGCGATCAGTCCATTAATCCATACATAAAACTCGTACTCCTCAAAAATAAACTCCACCTGTTTGTCAGAGCTACTCAAGTCACTGTTGAAGAACACGTTTTCAGAACCAGCAGGAAGAATTCGCTCTATCAGTATGATGAGGTTACCGACCAATGGCAGAAAGTATATGAGACTCCAGATAGGCTCTGGGATTTAGGCCGGCATTTTGAATGTGTTGTTGCTAAGTTGTATCCGCAGTGTCTTCAGaaagttatttaa